One stretch of Vibrio kanaloae DNA includes these proteins:
- a CDS encoding AIPR family protein, whose translation MSSWKNAYESNSDLTEYGDNGLALFSLALKFGVDDLQSIAADAITDGYDDKKLDLVYINTEDEYAVICQCYCSTKERPTAPANKASDLNTGLAWLIQRDISEVPDRIKSAAINFRTALSEKQIKTVYIWYVHNLPESQNVHDELVSVQQTALTALNATFPTTNVEVHAYEVGQTMLSDWYEECQTPILVSETVSIKCSEGYTVKGPHWEAFNAAISLQDLYRLYKKYKTKVFSANIRDYLGSRSSNSNINNGIKNTADNDPQNFWAYNNGLTILTHGFSFNEDQLMLEGLSIVNGAQTTGAIGSARKLPSKHAMVQARFIAIDNGDADLVQRIIQFNNSQNKVEAADFRSTDKIQKRLKEEMSSIPEAEYEGGRRGGAGDAIKRRPNLLASYAVGQALAAFHGDPIVAYNQKSGIWVNDRHYSRYFNENTKATHVVCAYSLVKAITEKKQQISMKASLTKVDEDILAFFRQRGSIYLYTSAIAACTEVFLGRQVPNRFRIAFGNLSPSEAKQTWSSVVETTLPLCIHLNDALVGGLKNTTDIEKAIASFRAIVSAVSMSQPDLYNDFKVAIKAP comes from the coding sequence ATGAGTAGTTGGAAGAATGCTTATGAATCAAATTCAGATTTGACTGAATATGGAGATAACGGACTAGCACTGTTTTCTCTTGCTTTAAAGTTTGGTGTCGACGATCTTCAAAGTATCGCAGCTGACGCAATTACTGATGGGTATGATGATAAAAAACTAGATCTCGTATATATCAATACTGAAGACGAATACGCTGTAATTTGTCAGTGTTATTGTTCGACTAAAGAACGTCCCACAGCACCTGCCAATAAGGCATCTGATCTAAACACAGGTCTTGCATGGCTTATTCAGCGTGATATTTCTGAGGTACCGGACAGAATCAAGTCAGCAGCTATCAACTTCCGAACTGCTTTGAGTGAAAAACAAATAAAGACGGTTTACATCTGGTATGTCCATAACTTGCCAGAGTCTCAGAACGTACACGATGAGCTTGTGTCTGTACAGCAGACAGCACTAACAGCACTCAATGCGACTTTCCCAACGACGAACGTAGAAGTCCATGCTTATGAGGTTGGTCAAACAATGTTGTCTGACTGGTACGAAGAATGTCAGACCCCAATCTTAGTTAGCGAAACTGTCAGCATAAAGTGTAGCGAGGGCTACACGGTTAAAGGCCCACACTGGGAAGCATTTAATGCTGCTATTTCTCTACAAGATTTATATCGATTATACAAAAAGTATAAAACGAAAGTATTCTCCGCGAATATTCGTGATTACTTAGGTTCACGTTCGAGCAATTCCAATATAAATAATGGAATAAAGAACACTGCGGATAACGATCCACAAAACTTTTGGGCTTATAACAACGGTCTAACAATTTTGACTCATGGCTTTTCCTTTAACGAGGATCAATTAATGTTAGAGGGTTTATCCATTGTGAATGGAGCTCAGACTACTGGTGCAATTGGCAGTGCGAGAAAGTTGCCATCAAAGCATGCCATGGTTCAAGCTCGTTTTATCGCGATAGATAATGGTGATGCAGACCTTGTACAGCGCATAATTCAGTTCAACAATAGCCAAAACAAAGTTGAAGCTGCGGACTTCAGAAGTACAGACAAAATACAGAAGCGTCTCAAAGAAGAAATGAGTTCTATCCCGGAAGCAGAATACGAGGGTGGAAGACGTGGAGGGGCTGGTGACGCTATTAAAAGACGACCTAACCTTTTAGCGTCATACGCTGTGGGCCAAGCATTGGCAGCTTTTCATGGTGATCCAATTGTAGCTTACAACCAGAAGTCAGGGATTTGGGTTAACGACAGGCATTACTCTAGATATTTCAATGAAAATACCAAAGCGACACACGTAGTTTGTGCCTACAGTCTTGTAAAAGCCATTACAGAGAAGAAGCAACAAATCTCTATGAAAGCTTCTCTAACCAAAGTTGATGAGGATATCCTAGCATTTTTCCGACAACGCGGTTCTATATACCTTTACACATCTGCGATAGCTGCATGTACTGAAGTGTTTTTAGGTAGACAAGTACCAAACAGATTTAGAATTGCATTTGGGAACTTGTCACCGTCTGAAGCAAAACAAACTTGGAGCAGTGTTGTAGAAACAACCCTGCCACTATGTATACACCTAAACGATGCACTGGTCGGGGGCCTAAAGAACACCACCGACATTGAGAAAGCTATTGCGTCTTTCCGCGCTATAGTTTCAGCCGTCAGCATGAGTCAACCAGATCTATACAACGACTTTAAGGTTGCAATCAAAGCTCCTTAG
- the vxrA gene encoding sensor histidine kinase VxrA, translated as MNLRWFVIIKRKFTLLIATLSVSVNAFADSLPERIDNFTKLFDHETAVESYDIRLLQADYPTRLIMPSSMLPQTAEYPLKDIQRLYQLSKTCSGKLPLSPLITEPLVFTRAMCKGTKLSDRWFSRSGLIHPGGGSYAARYVEKYPDKFNSLKRFMHIQERPNTEDDELLSRLQKMDNEAIAALLAGASMFVELDEMWVKRGDRYYLYDESVWNENATAAGLSFSLSSEDNSCFVQRGNVCWEIEDHSELLQIAMFILVIANIMLVLGWAVYRWNSKKQEMKSRMLVLQILTHELRTPIASLSLTVEGFRREFEHLPESVYDEFRRLCEDTRRLRQLAEASKDYLQSDNQPLATEWVPSVEEWLQYKVEEEFAPGIELRVNKDIAAKVNVYWLGTCIDNLIRNAVKYGVAPVILELNTSDKKLTFKVIDNGDLSRKDWGQLRKPFVSKSGLGLGLTIVESMVGKMGGHMTLIGPPTTFILEIPCETDIASR; from the coding sequence ATGAATTTGCGCTGGTTTGTGATCATCAAAAGAAAATTTACGCTTCTTATTGCTACGTTGTCAGTTTCAGTAAACGCATTTGCTGATTCTTTGCCTGAGCGTATCGATAACTTCACCAAACTTTTTGATCATGAAACGGCAGTTGAATCTTATGACATTCGACTGCTTCAGGCTGATTATCCAACTCGCTTGATCATGCCATCTTCAATGCTGCCGCAAACAGCAGAGTATCCATTAAAAGATATCCAACGCTTATATCAGTTATCAAAAACATGTAGCGGAAAGCTTCCGTTAAGCCCTTTGATCACAGAGCCGTTAGTTTTTACCCGTGCGATGTGTAAAGGCACCAAACTTTCAGACCGCTGGTTTAGCCGTAGTGGCTTGATTCACCCTGGTGGTGGCTCTTATGCGGCACGTTATGTTGAGAAGTACCCGGACAAGTTCAACTCTTTGAAGCGTTTTATGCATATTCAAGAGCGGCCAAATACTGAAGATGATGAACTGTTATCTCGTTTACAAAAAATGGACAATGAAGCCATAGCGGCGCTGTTAGCTGGGGCAAGCATGTTTGTTGAGCTTGATGAAATGTGGGTGAAGCGCGGCGACAGATATTATTTGTATGACGAATCTGTGTGGAACGAAAATGCAACGGCTGCTGGATTATCGTTCAGTTTATCTTCAGAAGACAATAGCTGTTTTGTCCAACGCGGTAACGTCTGTTGGGAAATAGAAGATCATTCAGAGCTGCTGCAAATCGCGATGTTTATCTTGGTGATCGCCAACATCATGCTTGTACTTGGTTGGGCCGTATATCGTTGGAATAGCAAGAAGCAAGAGATGAAGAGCCGCATGCTTGTTCTTCAAATTTTAACGCACGAATTAAGAACACCGATTGCGAGTTTATCATTGACAGTTGAAGGGTTCAGACGCGAGTTCGAACACTTACCAGAATCGGTTTATGATGAGTTTCGTAGGTTGTGTGAAGATACTCGTCGTTTAAGACAGTTAGCTGAAGCAAGTAAAGACTATTTGCAGTCAGATAATCAACCGCTCGCAACTGAATGGGTACCAAGCGTCGAAGAGTGGCTTCAATACAAAGTTGAAGAAGAGTTCGCACCGGGAATTGAACTCCGTGTGAATAAAGATATTGCCGCAAAAGTGAACGTATATTGGTTAGGGACGTGCATCGATAACCTGATCAGGAATGCTGTTAAATACGGTGTCGCACCAGTGATACTAGAACTGAATACTTCTGACAAGAAGCTGACATTCAAAGTTATAGATAATGGAGACTTGTCCCGCAAAGATTGGGGGCAACTAAGAAAGCCATTTGTTAGTAAGAGTGGACTCGGTTTAGGTCTGACGATAGTGGAATCTATGGTTGGAAAAATGGGCGGTCACATGACGCTTATCGGCCCCCCAACAACATTTATTTTGGAGATACCTTGTGAAACAGACATTGCTTCTCGTTGA
- a CDS encoding helix-turn-helix domain-containing protein, which produces MLIAMSEKEISRFKVIQDVCEHRLRRADAAEILSLSERQVQRLMNKLREHGAASLTEH; this is translated from the coding sequence ATGTTGATTGCCATGAGTGAAAAAGAAATTAGTCGATTCAAAGTTATTCAAGACGTCTGTGAACATCGTTTGCGTCGTGCTGATGCAGCAGAGATACTTTCCTTAAGCGAGCGTCAAGTTCAAAGGTTAATGAACAAGTTACGTGAACATGGTGCGGCTAGTTTAACAGAGCACTAA
- a CDS encoding phage protein, translating to MKYREMSKNYIFRELECQMTKEEVAELCFKSVRTVTGWDDGNPIPPECKRLMRMAKGRELSISEDWVQFKMLYDRMELPTGQVVRPQQILAGIALLGIQSELEIKTSTHLLGLARAIANIKK from the coding sequence TTGAAGTACCGCGAAATGAGTAAGAATTACATTTTTCGAGAGTTAGAGTGCCAAATGACAAAGGAAGAGGTGGCCGAACTGTGTTTTAAATCTGTGAGAACTGTCACAGGTTGGGATGACGGAAATCCTATTCCACCCGAGTGCAAAAGGCTTATGAGAATGGCAAAAGGTCGGGAACTAAGCATTAGCGAAGATTGGGTACAGTTCAAAATGTTATACGACAGGATGGAGCTGCCGACTGGCCAAGTGGTGAGGCCACAACAAATCTTAGCAGGGATTGCACTTTTGGGGATTCAGTCTGAACTAGAGATTAAGACTTCAACTCATTTGCTCGGACTAGCTAGAGCGATAGCCAATATAAAGAAATAG
- a CDS encoding conjugal transfer protein TraF has translation MKKTTKLLATSIAFASLPLSAANYAIEARGDAMGGVGVVSANFLTAPFYNPALVAIYRRNDDMGMITPSFGGSYNDPNDMKSNIDSVVDASSTADLDAALNKLDGNQANVELGGVVAFALPNQFVAANLFAKAYTESFATPNVYTIGSDEDKVELSTVKAVSIGVAEVGLSLAKYQTFMGQHISFGITPKIQRIYTYNYVASVNDYDLSDVRENSDGESAFNMDAGALWFFGPFRVGVAATNLISRDIETKDTTRTLNSSTSSATHQVGGIYTYQLEPVYTVGAGIVSDYFSFSVDYDLNETEKFTSFEDNEQMIRVGAEVDLLRQLKLRGGYYKNLAYSDSEGTVTAGIGLSPLNLFQLDLSANYTNENAMGASINFLASY, from the coding sequence ATGAAAAAAACTACTAAACTACTCGCAACGTCAATTGCATTCGCCAGTCTTCCTCTTTCAGCAGCCAACTACGCCATTGAAGCGCGTGGTGATGCTATGGGTGGTGTTGGTGTTGTTTCTGCAAACTTCCTAACCGCTCCATTTTATAATCCAGCACTGGTTGCAATATATCGTCGTAACGATGACATGGGCATGATCACGCCAAGCTTTGGCGGTAGCTATAACGATCCTAACGACATGAAATCGAACATCGATAGTGTCGTTGATGCGTCAAGTACCGCAGACTTGGATGCAGCGCTTAATAAACTTGATGGTAACCAAGCTAATGTAGAACTTGGTGGTGTTGTCGCATTTGCTCTTCCTAATCAGTTTGTAGCGGCAAACCTTTTCGCTAAAGCCTATACAGAATCATTTGCTACGCCTAACGTTTACACGATAGGTTCAGACGAAGATAAAGTAGAGTTGTCTACAGTTAAAGCGGTTTCAATCGGTGTCGCAGAAGTCGGCCTTTCTTTAGCAAAATACCAAACCTTTATGGGGCAACATATCTCATTTGGTATTACACCTAAGATCCAGCGTATTTACACGTATAACTATGTTGCATCGGTTAATGATTACGATTTATCTGACGTACGAGAAAACAGTGATGGTGAAAGCGCATTCAACATGGATGCAGGTGCACTTTGGTTTTTCGGCCCATTTCGTGTAGGTGTTGCAGCAACCAACTTGATCTCCAGAGACATCGAAACCAAAGATACAACGAGAACGCTAAACAGCAGTACAAGTAGTGCTACACACCAGGTTGGTGGTATATACACTTACCAACTAGAACCGGTTTACACGGTTGGTGCAGGAATCGTATCAGATTACTTTTCTTTTAGTGTGGATTATGACCTAAACGAGACTGAAAAGTTTACTTCGTTTGAAGACAATGAACAGATGATTCGTGTGGGTGCTGAAGTTGATCTGCTACGTCAGCTTAAGTTAAGGGGAGGGTACTACAAAAATCTGGCTTATTCAGATTCAGAAGGAACCGTGACAGCCGGTATTGGTCTTTCGCCACTCAATTTGTTTCAGTTAGATTTAAGTGCCAACTACACAAATGAAAATGCTATGGGTGCATCAATCAATTTCCTTGCTAGTTACTAG
- a CDS encoding YoaH family protein, with protein sequence MLNDLPTLSHEEQQKAVERIQEMMTQGISTAQAIKIVAEQIREEMSNKEE encoded by the coding sequence ATGTTAAACGATTTACCAACCCTTTCTCACGAAGAACAACAGAAAGCTGTTGAACGAATTCAAGAAATGATGACCCAAGGCATCAGCACAGCGCAAGCTATCAAAATCGTTGCTGAGCAAATTCGTGAAGAAATGAGTAATAAAGAAGAGTAG
- a CDS encoding DUF1293 family protein, whose product MPTITGIAIKRFPKSNMEFAELSVLRAVEEVDNEKFQQTGIGFSTDIPYNKQALKIDVAYARQLIQSRAFVANRDYELSFGANPNDPLDILVNKLVPVDEEIKKHFDNFMKAK is encoded by the coding sequence ATGCCTACAATAACTGGTATTGCTATCAAGCGTTTCCCTAAATCAAACATGGAGTTCGCGGAGCTGTCTGTCCTACGTGCTGTGGAAGAAGTCGACAACGAGAAGTTTCAGCAAACCGGAATCGGTTTCTCAACGGATATCCCTTACAACAAGCAAGCTCTGAAAATTGATGTGGCTTACGCTCGTCAACTTATCCAATCACGCGCTTTTGTTGCTAATCGCGACTATGAATTGAGCTTTGGTGCTAACCCAAATGATCCACTTGATATCTTGGTAAACAAGCTTGTTCCTGTCGATGAAGAAATTAAAAAGCACTTCGATAACTTCATGAAAGCTAAGTAA
- a CDS encoding zonular occludens toxin domain-containing protein, producing the protein MAVSFRHGSNGAYKTAYVTWFEILPALREGRIVVTNVEGLKPKESIEELLGEKFPDSARLIRIFSRSSEGVMLWQNWFNWMPIGAFVVIDECQDLYCSEAGFKREKFLKKPFSDFVDYLPKDFSELFYSRWLPVDPDSFEVGDVDDCERTQLDENNRLLYPFDFYGAFMRHRKYQWDIVMLTPDYTAIPTWLKGCAGEAYSHRSTDTFFRSRKPRIFNHPPKSTKTAPSTKADMASSTTKKIPVDVFALYQSTGTGGFNATKSDISILKSPKFILAILIGVVAIGKFLWDLSYVLSDSDVGEVQTVDSPAAVPDSATLSNSTNVPVPKNVPIEDGESSVRVGSSNATSQASFENLPDAVNPFFDAFPVFNGSTAVYLTSVSRTVYPKGFGEYSDFVFRIDKGVDTFYIRSAVLNRYGYRFELIDDCLIQVRSKSVTRVLTCPPTSSGVAIASESNDLMGGRVEDVQRSVDIFSM; encoded by the coding sequence ATGGCTGTTTCCTTTCGTCATGGCTCTAACGGGGCTTATAAAACCGCTTATGTTACATGGTTCGAAATCCTCCCTGCTTTGCGTGAGGGTCGTATAGTTGTTACGAACGTTGAGGGCTTGAAGCCTAAAGAATCTATCGAGGAATTGTTAGGTGAGAAATTTCCCGATTCTGCTCGGTTGATTCGAATCTTTTCACGATCTTCTGAGGGGGTGATGCTTTGGCAAAATTGGTTTAACTGGATGCCTATTGGGGCATTTGTTGTTATTGATGAGTGTCAGGATTTGTATTGTTCTGAGGCCGGATTTAAACGCGAGAAGTTTCTAAAAAAACCGTTTTCAGATTTCGTAGATTATTTACCTAAAGACTTTTCAGAACTGTTTTATTCTCGTTGGCTTCCGGTTGACCCTGATTCGTTTGAAGTGGGTGACGTTGATGATTGTGAACGAACCCAACTCGATGAAAATAACAGACTGCTCTACCCGTTCGACTTCTATGGTGCCTTCATGCGACATAGAAAATACCAATGGGATATTGTCATGCTTACACCTGATTACACTGCAATCCCCACTTGGTTAAAAGGGTGTGCCGGTGAAGCTTATTCTCACCGTTCAACGGATACGTTCTTTCGAAGTCGTAAGCCTAGGATTTTTAACCATCCGCCTAAATCCACTAAGACAGCTCCTTCTACTAAGGCCGACATGGCCAGTAGTACAACCAAGAAAATTCCTGTCGATGTCTTCGCGCTTTATCAGTCGACAGGAACCGGAGGCTTTAACGCTACTAAGTCTGATATTTCAATTTTGAAATCTCCAAAATTCATTCTTGCGATACTTATCGGTGTCGTGGCCATTGGCAAATTTCTATGGGATTTATCTTATGTACTATCTGATTCTGATGTGGGTGAAGTTCAAACGGTTGATTCGCCAGCTGCCGTTCCCGACTCGGCTACTCTATCCAATTCGACTAACGTTCCAGTACCTAAAAATGTTCCTATCGAAGATGGGGAAAGTTCTGTTCGGGTGGGTTCTAGCAATGCTACTTCTCAAGCTTCTTTTGAAAACCTTCCTGATGCTGTGAATCCTTTCTTTGATGCTTTTCCCGTATTCAACGGCTCTACAGCGGTCTATCTTACGTCAGTAAGTAGAACGGTTTATCCAAAGGGCTTTGGTGAGTATTCAGACTTTGTATTTAGAATAGATAAAGGTGTAGACACCTTTTATATACGCTCGGCTGTATTGAACCGCTACGGCTACCGCTTCGAATTGATTGATGATTGCTTGATTCAAGTCCGCTCTAAATCAGTAACAAGGGTCTTAACGTGTCCACCTACATCCAGTGGCGTTGCTATCGCGTCTGAAAGTAACGACTTGATGGGTGGTAGAGTTGAAGACGTTCAAAGGTCTGTTGATATCTTCAGCATGTGA
- a CDS encoding DUF2861 family protein: MKKALLPLLMLSCVVNTAQATDWFKNSDALTQVHKHLLDNDLSLMFDSLVEVWQINASQSREDHLNELFDQALNKDCGKTLTKKTLPDWISSVVVKRHIIQSPGRDTFRVAIEVESDNNIQDITFEKWVDKVVSSDSEFTKESEVVNNASVNLYLKRYNLASQLDSGLYRLSVKGDDGNSWSTWVILGEVAMRQQVRWASKDTWRIDKKELLNPYCPLPKLEVGLYDYIDEHYEQVWGKSYESDYPMNLTGEELPNDRYVLAISMVHYRWQGDIAIEQAQTISKTYDISSEEELK, translated from the coding sequence ATGAAAAAAGCCTTACTTCCATTATTAATGTTGTCTTGCGTGGTGAATACCGCGCAAGCAACAGATTGGTTTAAAAATAGCGATGCTCTAACTCAAGTGCACAAACATCTATTGGATAATGACTTATCCCTTATGTTTGATTCATTAGTGGAAGTTTGGCAAATCAATGCTTCTCAGTCTCGAGAAGATCACCTAAATGAACTGTTCGACCAAGCGTTGAATAAAGATTGTGGTAAAACCCTCACAAAAAAAACACTACCTGATTGGATCAGTTCGGTGGTCGTAAAAAGACACATCATTCAAAGCCCGGGGCGAGATACATTTCGCGTTGCGATTGAGGTCGAATCTGATAACAACATTCAAGATATCACCTTCGAGAAGTGGGTCGATAAAGTTGTTTCGTCTGATAGCGAATTTACTAAGGAAAGCGAAGTCGTCAACAATGCCTCAGTCAATTTATATCTCAAGCGTTATAACTTAGCGTCTCAACTCGACTCTGGTTTATATCGTTTAAGCGTAAAAGGTGATGACGGCAATTCTTGGAGTACTTGGGTTATTCTTGGTGAGGTCGCCATGCGTCAGCAAGTTCGCTGGGCATCTAAAGACACTTGGCGAATCGATAAAAAAGAACTCCTTAACCCTTATTGCCCACTGCCTAAGCTTGAAGTCGGTTTGTACGATTATATCGACGAGCACTATGAGCAGGTGTGGGGTAAGAGCTATGAATCTGACTATCCGATGAACCTCACAGGTGAAGAGCTACCCAATGATCGCTATGTTTTGGCCATTTCAATGGTGCATTATCGCTGGCAGGGCGACATAGCGATAGAACAAGCACAAACTATCAGTAAAACTTATGATATTTCTAGCGAAGAAGAGTTAAAGTAA
- the vxrB gene encoding response regulator transcription factor VxrB, translated as MKQTLLLVEDDKNLADGLLVSLEQAGYECLHAELVSEVDAYWEQADLVILDRQLPDGDSVDALPGWKKKKDIPVILLTALVTVKDKVAGLDSGANDYLTKPFAEAELFARIRAQLRLPDAEEQDESKVIAQNLVIDKATREVFFNEQEVTLTRTEFDLLLFLASNLGRVFTRDELLDHVWGYNHFPTTRTVDTHVLQLRQKLPGLEIETLRGVGYKMKA; from the coding sequence GTGAAACAGACATTGCTTCTCGTTGAAGATGATAAAAATTTAGCTGACGGTCTATTAGTTAGCCTTGAGCAAGCTGGGTATGAATGTTTGCATGCAGAACTAGTCTCTGAAGTTGATGCCTATTGGGAGCAAGCGGATCTAGTGATTCTAGATCGCCAGCTTCCTGATGGTGACTCAGTAGATGCTCTTCCCGGTTGGAAGAAAAAGAAAGATATCCCCGTAATTTTGCTGACAGCTCTCGTTACAGTAAAAGACAAAGTAGCGGGTCTAGATTCAGGTGCGAACGACTACTTAACAAAGCCATTTGCTGAGGCTGAGCTGTTTGCTCGTATTCGTGCTCAACTTCGCCTACCAGACGCTGAAGAGCAGGATGAATCAAAAGTAATAGCTCAAAACCTCGTTATCGATAAAGCGACTCGTGAAGTGTTTTTTAACGAGCAAGAAGTCACGTTAACGCGCACAGAGTTTGACCTGTTATTGTTCTTGGCAAGTAATCTTGGCCGCGTATTCACCCGTGACGAGTTGCTTGACCACGTTTGGGGTTACAACCACTTCCCAACAACACGTACAGTCGATACCCATGTTTTGCAACTTAGACAGAAACTGCCGGGTCTAGAAATCGAAACGCTACGTGGCGTTGGTTACAAGATGAAAGCGTAA